GTGTTCTTGGTTCGTGATAGTGCCACTTGTGTAGGAGACTATGTACTTTGTGTAaagtatgtaattattatttttacaaaactagcactacatttaattattacaggGAAGACAGTAAAGTGAGTCATTACATAATTAACAAGATGCAACAATCGGATCAAATTAAATATAGAATTGGAGATCAAATTTTTCCAGACTTACCAAGCTTGCTTTCATTCTATAAATTGCATTATTTAGATACAACACCACTTATTAGACCTGCTTCTAGAAAAGTAGAAAAAGTTATTgctaaatttgattttgacgGCCAGGTTAGTCGAATCCATAATTTGCTTGTACAATTTTCACTGTtactttacaaatttaggaTGCTGATGATCTAGTCTTTAAAAAGGGTGAAATTCTGACTATTATTGCTAAAGATGAAGAGCAGTGGTGGACAGCAATAAATAGTACGGGCACAAGGGGATCAATCCCAGTTCCATATGTGCAGAAGGtctagatttttatttacacattgtaactttttattaactatattaataattttagtaTGAAGAAGGTCAGCCTACTATTGAAATCCCAAGACCAGGTTCTGGTGGTAGCGTCACGACATCAACCCAACAAGCTGAAACTGCTATGAAACGAAGTCAGATGCAAGTATGTTATGTAACAGTtgtgatgaaataaaaattctaaagTTGGCACTTTTTAGCGAAAACTTCCAGCTAAAGCTAGAGTAAAACAAGTACGCGTTCCAAATGCTTATGATAAAACCGCTTTAAAATTGGATATCGGCGATATTATCACTGTTACTAAAACCAATATAAATGGACAGTGGGAGGGAGAGTTAAATGGAAAAGTTGGCTACTTTCCGTTTACGCATGTAGAATTTTTAGATAACGATAATGAACTTTAGtgtctttttttaataatatattattgtATAAATGCTCCATTTTgctgtatatttattaaaattatttggcaCTAACATATAATGTTTAACTAGATTACAAGCTATTTGTGTTGTTAAtatcaatttgtatttttattaattacatatcAATATTTACTAAGTGGCTTTTTTATACCTGGCAGTTAAAAACAGCGGCAAGTGTGGTTTCTTCATCTATTGCTATTTTATCTTAATTCACTGTTGAAATTGCTTGCAGAGCATCCTGTTTTGTATAGATATGAATGTTTGTCAACGTTTCATATGtacttaaatataaatattttgttgcaAGTAGTAGTAGCATTATTTTACACATAACacatacaaaaatatattaacaggaaaaaattttgattaaatttgtgtATGCTTGAGACGATAACTTTCACGCAAATCtgggtttttgaaattttattttcaatattcttGTATAATCAGAACTTTGAGATTTTCAGCATTCTTCAtttcttatttaaatttcccgctgCTTAGACAATGCGGGTTAAAAAAGAGCCCGCCTTTATATAGTAATTTTTAAGTTGGTATAACTACCGACCAAGATCGGAATGCTTGAAATTGAAACTGACAACgtgattaatgaaataaaacagtTGATGATATTTATACTTAGggattattaataaaataaattgacaattgatttttattttcaatacttctttgacagtttttcGTGCTGTATTTTGAGGAAGCTAGGGATTTTATATCTCTTACGTTTGATTTTATCCATGCAATTTTCTGCATTACCGACTAAGTAATTTCAGACACTAACTAAACTAGTGAAATGTGTGATGCGTTGATTGTAGATTATCCTGTCtctaaaatgtaaataataaatataaaacaaaatgggTCGTTCAAAATTTCCCGGAAAACCATCAAAACATGTTaatagaaaaagaattaatgTTCTTCCACCCACCACAGAGGGAATTATTGAATCTAGTAGGTCTATGACAGTTGAAACTGTTGTAGAAAACAAACAGGTAAACATAAACAGTTTccaatattgataaataaaacagATTTAAGTGGTTATATTATTGTcacaattgattttttaactgAATTTCAGGCTGAAAACAATGTAGAAGATAATAGTGAAAgtgtaaatttaaacaatactATAAATACAAAAGTGTCATTGAGAAGAAGACTGAATAGAAAAATGCAAAGTTCTAAAGCGTTGATGAGCAATAATTCTTCTAAACGTGGTCTGATATCCAAACtctgtaataaaaatagtGTTAAATCAGTTTCatgtaaattaacagttaaaagtaaattaaattgCAAAGGATCAAGAAAACCTAATATATCCAGGAAACCTGTTCGTGGTTACTcaccaataaaaaatttcagacAGTGTAGAAGTGGAATAACGAAAGAAAGCAACAATATCGTCGGAAAATTCGTGTTACCTACGAGAAGTGTACACTCGTCGCGTGTGATCAAACCGAATAAAAGATTCATCAATGTGGATTTAAGTGACACGTTGACGTTAAAAAAGCGTGTGATAAATAAAAGACACTGCATAAAACAAACCGAGAGCCCGTCAAAAACGTGCGTGAGCAAAAATGATGGTCCTCTGTTGACAGACCAGGCATCAAAAACAATCTCCAATGGTCGTGTAGTCCTGAGACAAGCGCGTCTCAAGTTGCACAACCAGACGCCTAAAGGCTCCGAAGGCCCGTTTTCGAGCAGTTCAACAAACGGGTCGCCTCCCGGGACAGTAACATGTGGTGTGTGTGGTGCCGTCCGTTTCTATCGTTTTGTGAAACAAGCTCGCAAATTCAACATATACAGTTGCGAGTCATGTCGAAAATTCATCTCGAAGATGATCAAGCGTCAGTCGTGCGGCAAAAACGTGAACGGCCCGACGTTAGTGTGTCACAAAGGACAAGGAATGTGTCATGTGCCTCCCATTGTACGTAGTCAACAGATGAAACTAATCCGGTGCGCGTACAGATCGCGGTGTCCAGCTTGTTGGCTGAAGATGTGCCTTCGTTCCTTCCAAATGCCGATGTCGTTGAAACAGAGTCTAATCCAATTACTTCCGAAGAATATGCAAGGATCTGATGTCATGTTCAACAATTCCTTGCCCCTCCTGTGGCAAGTCGGCGTCCAAAATATGGACAACGCTATCTCGAAATCGAAAACCGAACAAAACGAAACGGTCAATCAGAGACCGGTGAGgttcaaaaatacaaaaccgGTCGTACAGACTTCCGCACCTGTTAATTCGGACATCAAGCGGcaaaaaattgatttgaaAGGGCCGCGAGTCAAGCACGTATGTCGCAGCGCTTCGATAGTCTTAGGTCAGCCTTTGGCTACATTTACAGGAGACGGTGAGAAAAAGAAGGAGTCGCAAGAAACGTCCAAGAAAACAAGTAGCAGCAAAGCTGCGACCGAAAGTACGGACGCCACTCAGATTCTCAAAACGAAAGATGTAGATTGTAGTGAGAACGAGTCGTCAGACACTGATAGGCTAGTGAAGGTGCCATTACTATTAAACGAGTCTTTAATTCATGTTAAAAGGGACAGAAGCCATAGAGTGCCTTTACCAGTTTCGTTGTCATCCTCTCTCTCGCCTTTGACTCCGTCGTTGTCATCTTCCTCTCTCTTCACACCAGCGCCATCACTGTCATGTGAAGTAAGTATGCCATCCACACCGACGCATGTTGTtacattcaaatttttagaatAAGTCTGACGCAGAcaagaaaccaaatttacaagAAATCCAAAACATGGTCTCCATAGACTATTGGGAGAATTACGATCTGGACGATATTAATCAGAACGGATTTTGTCTGATAGCTTCCCAACAGTTCCCGATGCCCGCGATTTGCTTTCTGTGCGGCAGTGCCGGACGCGAGGCACTCCTGCACTGTTCTCTTTGCTGTGAGCCCTACCATCCCTATTGTCTAGAAAGAAGTCCGCCACTCAACAACAGCAGTAACAGACAGTACATGTGGCTTTGTCCGAGGTGTACTACATGTAACGCGTGCAATCAAGCCGACAGGCAAAAGTTGAACTGCCAGAAATGCTACAAGTCATACCATTTGGAATGTTTCAATGCTGACTGGACTGGTAAAGGTAAACCGAGTGTAAGTATAAATTATATTGTAATCATCTAATAAGCTACAGTGCGGAAATTTTTGGTACGGCATTCAGGCCACTAACATACTGTCAAATCGTTTTCTAATTGGAACAAACACCGAAAATTTTCGATGTCTGATTAAAGCGtaaaatgttacaatattATGGTCCCcgatttttttacttttcatcTAGATTTTTCATTGGTCATTAAATGCACTCACCTATcgttaaaattatcaaaaatgcgtaagataaaaaaaaatcttcacgCATTCTTCAAAAATTCCTCGAGTGGAATTTCGTACCTTTGGAATAAGTCGAGTGTTTCGATCCCGATTTTCACAAGAATTTAAGCGGTGGCCACAAATTGGCAAAAGAAAACCGCGCAGAGTTTATTTTCACTAATAAACACGAActtgcattttttaataactttgctaacaaattttgaaatgacagtcacaaaaaaaaatgtcatcaagcgttgccaactgaaacagatACGATTCCAGCCTTCTAGATTATTTCAACACTTTGCAATTgtgttattttcaaaaatgtgcaaattTGACCCGACTTGACCTGATCTGCTGTGGTGGTTCCATTTTATACGTAAAAGTGAAAAACGGATTCAATCAAGTGCCTATTTTAATCCAAATAATAGTgcagtcatattttttatatgatTGATGgcactttttgaattttccgaaaacattcaagaaatttattgaaattaattaaaactgtgACTGTAACAGTGTTTATTGATGAACTGAACATATACTACAAATTAACAAGggaaatattaataattaacatatttttgaTGTCGTGCATGAAATATTTGCGTATTGTGGCGtaaatgaggttatgttcattttccAAAGGTTTTTTCTGCAACAAAATGACTACTCTCAAATTTCTATACTGGATTCGTGTTCGCAAGATGAAACTACATGTTGTTGGAAATGTTCATGTGAATCTTGGAGGCTAAACATAGCTTAGACCTTTTacataaaattgatttttgttcCGTAATTTCGCAACCAGTGTATCCGGTTTCGATGTGGGCGCACTTGATGAGAAGAGAATCTTTTGACCGTACGTTATATGAAACGGGTTGCAAGTAACAAACTTGTTATATTAATTATGTGTTGGAAATGATGAAAATAGTACATTTATTGTCACCGTTGTTCGATTTatgaattaaaaacattttttgtagatCTGTTCAAAATGCCTGAGTTGCAAAGACTGTGGAGAAGTGAACACGACGAAATTTCTCGGGAACTTGCCGTTGTGCGTCACATGTTTCAAACTCCGGAAAAAAGGCAGTTGTTGTCCGGTGTGTCAAGTACCTTTCAAAGAAATATACATAAACGACAAGGTTTCACGTTTCCATTTaaatttgttcacttttaaaattcgaaattttcagATGATGGAATGTACAAAGTGTAAAAAATGGATTCACGCCGAGTGTGAAGGACTATCCGACGAGTATTATCACATACTAAGTATTCTCCCCGAATCTATTAAGTACTTGTGTTGTATATGTTCGAAACAGGTACCACCTCACTGGCGCAAGGCAGTCGAGTCagaactaaaatttaattttaacaaaattttgcgACTACTCAGCAAAAACAAAACGGCGAAAAACTTGTTAAAGTTGAGTCTGTTGAATAATTACGTTTCGTTGACCAGAATCGGAACTGATAAGAAAATTCCAGGTGATTCTGAAGGTGACGATCTTGACAATCACGATAATTTGATGACAAGTCTTTATAACTATAAGAACGGCGATAGTAACGATAGAAACAATGACAACTCTGCACCATTGAAAACTTACAATGAATACAAAATTAGTCAGACCAGAACTCTAACGATCTTGGACATTAAACGCAAATCAAACTCGAATGAGTATTGTTCTGTGAGGGATTTTAATAAAGAGATGGAGGAAGCTCTGGGACACACCCAGTCAGAGGAGTTGCTGAATATCTAcagatttattttcaaatcagTATTTTCGTGGTTTAAACCGTCGCAAATCGAGACCGACTCTAAATTGAAGAACAAcacaaaactcaaattttccACTGCTACAAACAACGACGAAGATATTTACGATCAAATAGAGTGCGTTTCGATAGACTCGAGATATTGTTCGTTTTGTAAAAGTATCGGTGACGGTTTGAGCCATCTCGAATCTCGATTATTATACTGCGGTCAGAATGAATGGGTACATATTAATTGTGCCTTGTGGTCGTCTGAAGTGTACGAAGAAATCGATGGGTCTCTACAGAACGTTCACGGGGCGCTGTCAAGAGGGCGCTTGATGCGGTGCTCTTACTGCAAACAAAAAGGAGCGACTGTGGGGTGCTGCTTCAAAAGCTGTTGCGAGATTTATCATTTCATATGTGCCCGCACGGCCAAGTGCCATTTTATGCACGACAAAACTGTCTATTGTTGTAGCCATGAACTACCGAAAACAAGTAGCGTCATAGTCACCCCTACTGATTTTAACATTCGTAGATCTGTCTTCGTCGAGTTGGCCGACTACAAAAAGGGACAGTTTTCGCATATCGAGAAGGTAAACGTCATGGTGGGGTCTCTCTGTGTAACAAATCTCGGTAAAATAAATCCGTTGATATCTGATACGATCGAAGCTATCACACCTACTGGGTACAGTTGCTCGAGACTCTTCTGGTCTACGGTAGAGCCATGGAGGTTAGTGTCATATAAAATATCCACGTCGATTCTGAATGCCCACGTGAACAGTTTACACATAGATAAGAGTTACACAGTAGATCATTCTCTTCCAAAAACTGTGGTAGAGCGCAAATTGAAAGAAATTCTTCTTTGGCACAAAGATATAGACAAGAAGAAACTAGACGTGATAGAATTCGACGACGAAGAAGAGCCTCAAAACGGAGCCGATCTCCTGTCGCCCGAAATAACAGACGCCATTTTCGAGGAGCTTCCTCACGAACTCCTCGACGGCATCTCCGTCCAAGACATCTTTCCTAAACTAATGTCGTACGAAGATTTTATCAGCATGGACTCGAAATCTGAGAACAATTGCGACACCCCAGACGTGAAAAAGTCCGATCAAGAGATCGAAAATATTGAAGATTTCGAAGAGAAAGACTTCAAGAATAAGTACGACTCCGGAGTGGAGTCGAAAAATAAGAATCAGCAAAGATCTTGCAGTTTGACGCTGAGTTGCAAATTAGACAACAGTTTTTCGCCGGTGATGAAGAAGAGGAAAGTGGCGCCACGAGAGAACAACttgttttttcaattgttGCAAGTCGACGGCAACTTTGACGACAGTTCCAGCGACTGCGGCTCGCCGGTCGGTACCACCGGTGCACTCGTGTGGGGGTCGGATCTGTCGGAAGAGCCGGTCACGTGTGAGAGGTGTCAGTGTACGTACAGGACTCAAGCCAGCTACAAGAGACATCTAGACGCTTGCGAGATAATCTGCACCAGCGAGAGTGATTCAGAGCTGAATCAGGACCAAGACAGTAACGGTAACAGTGCTGTCGAGACGAATTCGCACATAACGGAGAATTGTGTGACAGTAAATGCGAACAAGGTGTCGCAACCTGTTGTCATAACTGCGTACGAATCGTATCAGAACGAGATTCATACTTCCGTCTTAAATACTCAAACGTTCGTCGCCTCCAAGGCAACTTCTGAACTGATCTCGGTGCCTCAAAGCTCGGATCTGATGATACCGCACTTGTCTCAGAAGAGTATCGTCCATCCAGAAATCTCATGTAATGTACCGGCCACAGTGGCGGAACAACCGCTAACTGAAGCTGTGGTTAGCAACGAAGTGTTCACAGTGTCTCAATCTGCTGTTAACGAGCCGACTTCAATCGCT
The sequence above is drawn from the Tenebrio molitor chromosome X, icTenMoli1.1, whole genome shotgun sequence genome and encodes:
- the Crk gene encoding adapter molecule Crk; this translates as MANTFDHEDKDSWYFGPISRKEATDLLMAERGGGVFLVRDSATCVGDYVLCVKEDSKVSHYIINKMQQSDQIKYRIGDQIFPDLPSLLSFYKLHYLDTTPLIRPASRKVEKVIAKFDFDGQDADDLVFKKGEILTIIAKDEEQWWTAINSTGTRGSIPVPYVQKYEEGQPTIEIPRPGSGGSVTTSTQQAETAMKRSQMQRKLPAKARVKQVRVPNAYDKTALKLDIGDIITVTKTNINGQWEGELNGKVGYFPFTHVEFLDNDNEL
- the trx gene encoding histone-lysine N-methyltransferase trithorax, producing MGRSKFPGKPSKHVNRKRINVLPPTTEGIIESSRSMTVETVVENKQAENNVEDNSESVNLNNTINTKVSLRRRLNRKMQSSKALMSNNSSKRGLISKLCNKNSVKSVSCKLTVKSKLNCKGSRKPNISRKPVRGYSPIKNFRQCRSGITKESNNIVGKFVLPTRSVHSSRVIKPNKRFINVDLSDTLTLKKRVINKRHCIKQTESPSKTCVSKNDGPLLTDQASKTISNGRVVLRQARLKLHNQTPKGSEGPFSSSSTNGSPPGTVTCGVCGAVRFYRFVKQARKFNIYSCESCRKFISKMIKRQSCGKNVNGPTLVCHKGQGMCHVPPIVRSQQMKLIRCAYRSRCPACWLKMCLRSFQMPMSLKQSLIQLLPKNMQGSDVMFNNSLPLLWQVGVQNMDNAISKSKTEQNETVNQRPVRFKNTKPVVQTSAPVNSDIKRQKIDLKGPRVKHVCRSASIVLGQPLATFTGDGEKKKESQETSKKTSSSKAATESTDATQILKTKDVDCSENESSDTDRLVKVPLLLNESLIHVKRDRSHRVPLPVSLSSSLSPLTPSLSSSSLFTPAPSLSCENKSDADKKPNLQEIQNMVSIDYWENYDLDDINQNGFCLIASQQFPMPAICFLCGSAGREALLHCSLCCEPYHPYCLERSPPLNNSSNRQYMWLCPRCTTCNACNQADRQKLNCQKCYKSYHLECFNADWTGKGKPSICSKCLSCKDCGEVNTTKFLGNLPLCVTCFKLRKKGSCCPVCQVPFKEIYINDKMMECTKCKKWIHAECEGLSDEYYHILSILPESIKYLCCICSKQVPPHWRKAVESELKFNFNKILRLLSKNKTAKNLLKLSLLNNYVSLTRIGTDKKIPGDSEGDDLDNHDNLMTSLYNYKNGDSNDRNNDNSAPLKTYNEYKISQTRTLTILDIKRKSNSNEYCSVRDFNKEMEEALGHTQSEELLNIYRFIFKSVFSWFKPSQIETDSKLKNNTKLKFSTATNNDEDIYDQIECVSIDSRYCSFCKSIGDGLSHLESRLLYCGQNEWVHINCALWSSEVYEEIDGSLQNVHGALSRGRLMRCSYCKQKGATVGCCFKSCCEIYHFICARTAKCHFMHDKTVYCCSHELPKTSSVIVTPTDFNIRRSVFVELADYKKGQFSHIEKVNVMVGSLCVTNLGKINPLISDTIEAITPTGYSCSRLFWSTVEPWRLVSYKISTSILNAHVNSLHIDKSYTVDHSLPKTVVERKLKEILLWHKDIDKKKLDVIEFDDEEEPQNGADLLSPEITDAIFEELPHELLDGISVQDIFPKLMSYEDFISMDSKSENNCDTPDVKKSDQEIENIEDFEEKDFKNKYDSGVESKNKNQQRSCSLTLSCKLDNSFSPVMKKRKVAPRENNLFFQLLQVDGNFDDSSSDCGSPVGTTGALVWGSDLSEEPVTCERCQCTYRTQASYKRHLDACEIICTSESDSELNQDQDSNGNSAVETNSHITENCVTVNANKVSQPVVITAYESYQNEIHTSVLNTQTFVASKATSELISVPQSSDLMIPHLSQKSIVHPEISCNVPATVAEQPLTEAVVSNEVFTVSQSAVNEPTSIATNQPQFCLNPVSLCVNPPLTLQPNATISVNPTPSVINSNNPVINQTIAINQTGSLSVTQPTTVQPQLEFQPSSVTIQSLPYSTNVTPIINVSPPNQITFADKLLNNQNIINSVITQGIGVPGNRWMKPVEQTVLPTKSPKAFKGRGRSIAAKRNLGTVEEESVVMPPVNTSAPSVIVQHLPSTSFIPTFVDTFQQQSGQNLQYVATIAPQINSTIHPQSLVQFQADSNLISLLPGIQPTMIIQQPRVLENQLIVDGNGSLSWTPQQVQPVYYGFETIVQNTVMQSQQFLPSTVPGVLTANSSYSTTTQVFQTSKLEPVLDVAANSFVLVNAGQLVNSQSLEVPQNTLTNVLQPSEINPCKYSSASFQKPTAVAVNNTNSITLPTAPFVSEQGIPTNIVTPTPKPITTQSRPMSRVLPMQTLKESKEISKVKVHAEKIEAIRKEIKTLNKVVEPVVEFDKKVLTQSGVKTSLQVQLESDIIGKKEPAFKMIFQKQSQDGAYKVSNNFIEEPLQLPNQNINSKMSNFSCKPSIEGSYKINNNFNNRNSPVQIAPLKPIKSSFNPPKPIHILSMSDKQNRQDKVEKKSTVDPPKHVPTQEKKENENIPSILYTIETQDGFKYSSTSLADLWTKVFEAVQNARAAHNMPLLPSDSTNIINSLQILGLKTSGLKYLIEQLPGATKCTKYRPTFSFPAKYVEIEDELVGHSSGSARCAPHVKRNEPYDMFGWLASKHRKPEHSLFCSELVPRRGSVNNLPMAMRFRQLKLTSKYSVGVYRSKIHRRGLFCLRDFEAGEMVIEYSGEVIRSVLTDKREKFYNSKGIGCYMFRIDDNLVVDATMTGNAARFINHSCDPNCYSKVVEILGHKHIIIFALRRIICGEELTYDYKFPIEEDKIPCTCGSRRCRKFLN